One Triticum dicoccoides isolate Atlit2015 ecotype Zavitan chromosome 5B, WEW_v2.0, whole genome shotgun sequence genomic window carries:
- the LOC119310361 gene encoding uncharacterized protein LOC119310361 produces the protein MQRTRTARDARWWSWVVMRLCAAPSTADRRSKLPLHAADSSRHWPLLPPMWPSSSVHYWLVGSSSSPTPEDGDVCMYTCVLEIGELIWWCVRAAASSSGRSNAHPQYNFFRFNLQISFSSARWRLGRSGVWPCVWRRPAATSPAGSRSSVAYKLDIFDESSPN, from the exons ATGCAGAGGACACGCACGGCGCGCGACGCAAGATGGTGGTCATGGGTGGTGATGCGCCTGTGCGCCGCCCCATCCACGGCTGACCGCCGCTCGAAGCTGCCCCTGCACGCCGCCGACTCATCCAGGCACTGGCCCCTGCTTCCTCCCATGTGGCCTTCTTCCTCTGTCCACTACTGGCTCGTCGGCAGTTCTTCGTCGCCAACACCCGAAG ATGGAGATGTGTGTATGTATACATGTGTTCTGGAGATAGGAGAACTTATCTGGTGGTGTGTGCGTGCTGCTGCATCCTCTTCCGGCCGCTCTAATGCACACCCTCAGTACAACTTCT TTCGGTTCAATTTACAAATTTCATTCAGTTCGGCGAGGTGGAGATTGGGGCGCAGTGGGGTGTGGCCTTGCGTGTGGAGACGGCCCGCCGCAACGTCACCGGCCGGATCCCGCTCTTCAGT TGCTTATAAGCTTGACATCTTTGATGAATCCAGCCCGAACTGA